A window of Reinekea marina contains these coding sequences:
- a CDS encoding acyltransferase, whose amino-acid sequence MQSLYFNLIGLLSVFALIVHTLFLGVFLFCGILLKLILPKSLKIRLADPIIVEVSLIWMGGILFWMRHVHRLKVTINNEAQLSMAQWNLVIGNHQSWLDIFVLFFATYRKLPVLKFFIKKQLLYVPIAGAAWWAMDYPFMSRYSRKYLTKHPEKAGKDLETTKEACKKFTHVPTSIVNFLEGTRFTEAKHKQQKSPYKRLLKPKSGGLAFTIQALDDKFDTLLDATIYYQDKAPSTWEMACGRCGDISLHIKQRPIPAQFSNMDYTHNPEHKAHFQAWVNKLWQEKDDQLAAMHAQSDHR is encoded by the coding sequence GTGCAATCACTCTACTTTAACCTAATTGGGCTCTTGTCTGTATTCGCGTTGATAGTACACACGCTGTTTTTAGGGGTGTTTCTTTTTTGCGGTATTTTACTAAAACTAATCCTACCTAAATCGCTCAAAATACGCCTAGCCGATCCCATCATTGTTGAAGTGTCTCTCATCTGGATGGGCGGGATTCTTTTTTGGATGCGCCATGTGCACCGCTTAAAAGTTACCATAAATAATGAAGCTCAGCTGAGCATGGCTCAATGGAACCTCGTCATTGGTAATCATCAAAGTTGGCTCGATATTTTTGTCTTGTTCTTTGCAACCTATCGCAAACTGCCGGTATTGAAATTCTTCATAAAAAAACAGTTATTGTATGTGCCAATAGCTGGTGCGGCTTGGTGGGCGATGGATTACCCCTTTATGTCGCGATATTCACGTAAATACCTCACAAAACACCCGGAAAAGGCAGGAAAAGACTTAGAAACTACCAAAGAGGCCTGTAAAAAATTTACCCATGTACCTACTTCCATTGTAAATTTTTTAGAGGGCACGCGCTTCACAGAAGCCAAACACAAGCAGCAGAAATCTCCTTATAAACGGTTACTTAAGCCAAAGTCAGGTGGCTTAGCCTTTACCATTCAAGCGCTTGACGACAAGTTTGATACCTTGCTCGACGCTACCATTTATTACCAAGACAAGGCACCCAGCACTTGGGAAATGGCTTGTGGACGCTGCGGTGATATCAGCCTACACATTAAACAACGGCCAATACCGGCTCAATTTTCAAATATGGACTACACCCATAACCCAGAACACAAAGCACACTTTCAAGCCTGGGTTAACAAACTCTGGCAAGAAAAAGACGATCAGTTAGCCGCCATGCACGCGCAATCGGACCACCGTTAA
- the argC gene encoding N-acetyl-gamma-glutamyl-phosphate reductase, translated as MTNITAYIDGQYGTTGLQIQDRLAKHPNVSVLSIPEAQKKDPKLRKEYLNKADVVFLCLPDDASREAVSLIDNDNTVVIDASSAFRTDPSWVYGIPELPNQRSRLKQTQRIANPGCYPSGMTLLITPLVQAGIVPKNYPMVVQAITGYSGGGKTMIADYRAFNKQQAEDGAARLKNLDLNHKHLPEMQAIPELDFAPVFVPTVGNFEQGMLVSIALHGHLLKGSAESIYQSLLTTYQNEPFVTVMPLNDESVLNEGFLAPTACNGTNRIELFVYESDQRIYLVARLDNLGKGASGAAVQNMNCRFNLDETTGLL; from the coding sequence ATGACGAACATTACTGCATACATCGATGGTCAGTACGGCACCACCGGCTTACAAATTCAAGACCGATTAGCCAAGCACCCTAATGTAAGTGTTTTAAGCATTCCGGAAGCTCAAAAGAAAGACCCTAAATTGCGCAAAGAATACCTTAACAAAGCCGATGTGGTGTTTTTATGTTTGCCCGATGATGCAAGCCGTGAAGCCGTTTCACTGATAGACAACGATAATACCGTGGTGATCGATGCATCCAGTGCCTTTAGAACGGATCCAAGTTGGGTGTATGGTATTCCAGAATTACCAAACCAACGTTCACGACTAAAGCAGACTCAGCGTATCGCAAACCCAGGCTGCTACCCAAGCGGTATGACACTTCTGATCACGCCCTTGGTTCAAGCGGGTATCGTACCTAAAAATTACCCAATGGTTGTGCAAGCCATTACCGGTTATAGCGGTGGCGGAAAAACCATGATTGCCGACTACCGAGCCTTTAATAAGCAACAAGCTGAAGACGGTGCCGCTCGGCTAAAAAACTTAGACCTTAACCACAAGCATTTACCTGAGATGCAGGCCATTCCCGAATTAGATTTCGCACCTGTCTTTGTGCCGACAGTTGGCAACTTTGAACAAGGCATGTTGGTCTCTATTGCACTTCATGGGCACTTACTTAAGGGTTCAGCAGAATCTATTTATCAATCGCTGTTAACCACTTACCAAAACGAACCTTTTGTAACAGTGATGCCGCTAAACGATGAATCCGTATTGAATGAAGGTTTTTTAGCACCGACAGCCTGTAATGGTACGAATAGAATTGAATTGTTTGTTTACGAATCCGATCAGCGAATTTACCTTGTCGCGCGATTAGATAATTTAGGTAAAGGGGCTTCAGGGGCGGCCGTCCAAAATATGAATTGCCGATTCAACCTTGATGAAACCACCGGTCTGCTTTAA
- a CDS encoding 16S rRNA (uracil(1498)-N(3))-methyltransferase, whose protein sequence is MRTIRALLPEATKAGQTLVLPDSVFQHLIKVLRLSNGAELQLFNGQGQRFSGQLIEVSKKSAQVTLLSELTSQTESPIQTRMGLVMSKGDRFDYALQKATELGVTHITPLTSERCDLKLKADRIEKKMHHWQGVISSACEQCYRDKLPTLLPISNIEEWTRTQESEVKLVLHTATDEPNWPDQSPSSISFLIGPEGGLTEAEIKSAQNNGFDAWQLGPRILRTETAPVVILALLQQRWGDF, encoded by the coding sequence ATGAGAACCATTAGAGCCTTATTACCCGAAGCCACCAAAGCTGGGCAAACCTTAGTGCTACCCGACAGCGTATTTCAGCATCTGATTAAAGTGCTAAGGCTTAGTAATGGAGCGGAGCTGCAGCTATTTAATGGCCAAGGTCAAAGATTTTCTGGGCAGTTAATCGAAGTTAGCAAGAAATCGGCTCAGGTTACCTTGTTAAGCGAACTTACTTCGCAGACTGAATCCCCCATTCAAACTCGAATGGGGCTGGTCATGAGTAAAGGGGATCGTTTTGACTACGCACTTCAAAAAGCCACCGAGCTCGGCGTCACACACATAACACCACTGACCAGTGAACGCTGCGATTTAAAGCTCAAAGCCGATCGAATAGAAAAGAAAATGCACCATTGGCAAGGGGTAATTTCCAGTGCTTGTGAGCAATGTTACCGAGATAAACTGCCAACACTATTACCCATTTCAAACATAGAAGAGTGGACTCGCACACAAGAAAGTGAGGTCAAACTTGTTTTGCATACGGCAACCGATGAGCCAAACTGGCCCGATCAATCACCGTCATCAATCAGTTTTTTAATTGGTCCCGAAGGCGGGTTAACCGAAGCCGAAATAAAGTCAGCGCAAAATAATGGCTTTGATGCATGGCAACTAGGGCCACGCATCTTAAGAACAGAGACAGCACCAGTGGTAATTCTGGCTCTATTGCAGCAACGCTGGGGTGACTTTTAA
- a CDS encoding aldo/keto reductase — protein sequence MNRVMLPNSDFSLSQLVYGVWRIADDSDTSAKHVRAKIELALEQGMTTFDHADIYGNYECERLFGQVLAEDKSLREQMEIITKCDICLDTDKFPARRVKYYDTSPNYIQSSVEQSLKLLHSDTIETLLIHRPDPFMDAEATGRTLDNLIESGKVRSVGVSNFKPEDWRWLQKNMHHKLVLNQIELSVMENSALKNGDLSALQNDNMATMAWSPLAGGRLFGDEAAAQRVMPVLARIAQEQNSRVDLVAIAWLLAHPANIIPVVGTNNLKRLNGVAGALEVELDRETWFEIMVAADGHEVP from the coding sequence ATGAATCGAGTCATGCTACCGAATTCGGATTTTAGTTTGAGTCAGTTGGTTTATGGCGTTTGGCGAATTGCGGATGACAGCGACACAAGCGCAAAGCACGTTCGCGCTAAAATTGAATTGGCTTTAGAGCAAGGTATGACGACCTTTGATCATGCTGATATTTATGGCAATTATGAATGTGAACGCTTGTTTGGCCAGGTGCTGGCAGAAGATAAGTCACTGCGTGAGCAAATGGAAATTATTACTAAATGTGATATCTGTTTAGATACCGATAAGTTTCCGGCGCGCCGAGTAAAGTATTACGACACGTCACCGAACTATATTCAGTCCAGTGTTGAGCAATCTTTGAAATTATTGCATTCAGACACGATTGAAACCTTATTAATTCACCGCCCTGACCCCTTTATGGATGCTGAAGCTACGGGCAGAACACTCGATAACCTGATCGAGTCAGGCAAAGTTCGATCGGTAGGTGTTTCAAATTTCAAGCCTGAAGATTGGCGCTGGTTGCAGAAAAATATGCATCATAAATTGGTGTTAAACCAAATAGAATTGAGCGTCATGGAAAACAGCGCTTTAAAAAATGGCGACCTTTCAGCGTTACAGAACGATAATATGGCTACCATGGCTTGGTCTCCTTTAGCGGGTGGTCGTTTATTTGGCGATGAAGCGGCAGCTCAGCGAGTGATGCCTGTGTTAGCGCGAATTGCGCAAGAGCAAAATAGCCGAGTAGACTTAGTGGCCATTGCATGGTTGCTGGCCCACCCTGCGAATATTATTCCGGTGGTGGGTACTAATAACCTTAAGCGTTTGAATGGCGTAGCGGGTGCGTTAGAAGTTGAGCTTGATCGTGAGACTTGGTTTGAAATAATGGTTGCTGCAGACGGACATGAGGTGCCTTAA
- a CDS encoding TauD/TfdA family dioxygenase, whose protein sequence is MSLNIGKIEEQKQVNGLDFPLVVLPPNETVASEKPAFDTWVTENKEALHAQLIKHGALLFRGFPVSSADAFEQFLDQTDYQNMPYVGGAAPRTQVTSSRIVTANESPATEKIPFHHEMAQTPHPPGYIFFYCDTAPASGGATSILHSGEICERFFEISPEFAQEVERQGVRYIRFMPAETDASSAIGRSWKETFNVSDRASCEEKLKEHGMSWSWLDNDLLRTESKTLPAIRFDEETQQKTFFNSILAVYTGWDDARNVANKAVVLADGQEMDATVMAQTVEAMDELCVNFKWHEGDVLFLNNHTVLHARQPFTGDRRILASIAFK, encoded by the coding sequence ATGAGTCTAAACATCGGTAAAATTGAAGAACAAAAACAGGTGAATGGCTTAGATTTCCCTTTAGTCGTATTACCACCCAATGAAACGGTCGCCAGTGAGAAGCCAGCGTTTGATACCTGGGTTACAGAAAACAAAGAGGCGCTTCATGCGCAACTTATTAAACACGGTGCACTTTTGTTTCGAGGCTTTCCTGTGTCATCGGCCGATGCCTTCGAACAGTTTTTAGACCAAACCGATTACCAAAACATGCCTTATGTCGGCGGTGCGGCGCCAAGAACGCAGGTCACGTCCTCGCGAATTGTTACGGCGAATGAGTCTCCCGCCACAGAAAAAATACCATTTCATCATGAAATGGCACAAACCCCTCACCCACCGGGTTATATATTTTTCTATTGCGATACCGCTCCAGCGTCTGGGGGGGCAACTTCCATTTTACACTCAGGAGAAATATGCGAACGTTTTTTTGAAATTTCGCCTGAGTTTGCTCAAGAAGTAGAGCGGCAGGGCGTGCGCTATATCCGCTTCATGCCTGCAGAAACAGATGCAAGCTCGGCCATTGGTCGCTCTTGGAAAGAAACATTTAACGTCAGTGACCGAGCTTCTTGTGAAGAAAAACTGAAAGAACATGGCATGTCCTGGTCGTGGTTAGACAATGATCTGCTTCGTACTGAATCGAAAACATTACCTGCGATACGATTTGATGAAGAGACCCAACAAAAAACTTTCTTCAATTCTATTTTGGCCGTTTACACCGGTTGGGATGATGCCCGGAATGTTGCAAACAAAGCCGTGGTATTAGCCGATGGGCAAGAAATGGATGCCACAGTTATGGCACAAACAGTAGAGGCCATGGATGAGCTGTGTGTTAATTTTAAATGGCACGAAGGCGATGTTTTGTTTTTGAATAATCACACGGTATTGCATGCGCGCCAGCCCTTTACAGGTGATCGGCGTATTCTGGCGTCAATAGCATTTAAATAA
- a CDS encoding LysR family transcriptional regulator, producing MNLSMRQLKLFEAICRCQSLTEAANEQAISQSAASQALKEIENQLGYRLFRKTGRTLKLTEAGTLALPKVRQVLASLDSLRFPSEHFVGGVLNVSASETIASYLMPQLLANFVAHYPKVQPQLNIDNTERVVQHIESGRASVGFIEGPAYSVHAKSEMWLDDELVVFAQPGFFWSNKGFIPSSELAAQPWIVREQGSGTRAVFDTAFAQRHETPKIAMSLSRQEAIKQSARAGLGVGCLSRLAVRDELAANTLIELKTELALARQFTLLAHKDVSPNATLDTFLSFARQWRPALSQF from the coding sequence ATGAATTTATCGATGCGTCAGTTGAAGTTGTTCGAAGCCATTTGTCGTTGTCAGTCATTAACTGAGGCAGCAAACGAGCAGGCTATCAGCCAATCTGCGGCTAGCCAAGCCCTCAAAGAGATCGAAAATCAGCTGGGGTATCGACTATTTCGGAAAACGGGACGAACGCTGAAGCTAACCGAAGCCGGAACCTTGGCTTTGCCAAAAGTGCGCCAAGTTTTAGCGAGCTTAGACAGCCTTCGCTTCCCCAGCGAGCATTTTGTTGGCGGTGTCTTAAACGTCAGTGCCAGTGAAACAATCGCATCCTACCTAATGCCTCAGCTACTGGCCAACTTCGTAGCCCATTACCCAAAAGTACAACCGCAGTTAAATATCGATAACACTGAGCGTGTTGTTCAGCATATTGAAAGCGGCCGAGCCAGTGTCGGCTTTATTGAAGGGCCGGCCTATTCTGTTCATGCCAAATCAGAGATGTGGTTAGATGATGAACTAGTGGTCTTTGCTCAGCCCGGCTTCTTTTGGTCTAACAAGGGGTTTATACCCAGTAGTGAATTGGCGGCTCAGCCTTGGATTGTGCGTGAGCAAGGCTCTGGTACTCGGGCTGTGTTTGATACGGCTTTTGCGCAGCGACATGAAACACCCAAAATAGCGATGTCGTTGTCGCGACAAGAAGCCATTAAGCAATCAGCCCGAGCCGGCCTTGGTGTCGGTTGTTTGTCGAGATTGGCCGTTCGGGATGAATTGGCCGCAAATACGCTAATAGAATTAAAAACAGAGCTCGCATTGGCGCGTCAGTTTACATTGTTAGCGCATAAAGATGTTTCGCCCAATGCTACGTTAGATACTTTCCTTTCTTTTGCACGCCAATGGCGACCGGCTCTGAGTCAATTCTAA
- a CDS encoding YeiH family protein has protein sequence MWLALPIISLIAFMVAKTEFAQQNGIGALPLAIVLGIIVGNLLANKPLTQRSSTILEFSKKKLLRAGIILFGSHLTWSQLVAVGWQAALLDAVVISTVLTVGYILGVRFLGMDREETILISVGSAVCGAAAILATEPVLNAKQRDVSVAVATVVVFGTLALFCYPFIFHLSQLSSEAFGVYIGSTVHEVAQAVAAGQAIDSEAMNNAVVVKLMRVMMLAPVVIIIASLYQRTISGQQLNTAHALPWPWFVFGFIAMVAFNSLFNLPDFIVSAFQVSAQLLLTVAMTALGLQTKFSAIKAAGTKPLLLSATLFGLLLGGGFLIHQVLY, from the coding sequence ATGTGGTTAGCTTTACCAATCATCAGTTTGATCGCCTTTATGGTCGCAAAAACAGAATTTGCACAGCAAAATGGGATCGGCGCACTGCCTCTGGCAATTGTACTAGGGATAATTGTTGGCAATTTACTGGCGAATAAGCCATTAACTCAGCGCAGTTCGACCATTCTTGAGTTCAGTAAAAAGAAACTGTTACGCGCAGGTATTATTTTATTTGGAAGCCACCTTACTTGGTCACAATTAGTGGCGGTTGGTTGGCAGGCCGCCTTACTAGATGCGGTTGTTATCAGTACCGTTCTGACTGTTGGCTATATTCTTGGCGTGCGCTTTCTGGGCATGGATCGAGAAGAAACCATTCTTATTTCGGTAGGCAGTGCGGTATGTGGCGCAGCGGCCATATTGGCTACAGAACCCGTTTTAAACGCCAAGCAACGTGATGTTTCGGTCGCGGTTGCAACCGTTGTGGTGTTTGGCACTTTGGCCTTATTTTGCTACCCCTTTATATTTCACCTCAGCCAATTGAGCAGTGAAGCCTTTGGAGTATATATTGGAAGTACCGTACATGAGGTAGCCCAAGCCGTTGCTGCAGGCCAAGCCATAGACTCTGAGGCAATGAATAACGCTGTCGTGGTAAAACTAATGCGAGTGATGATGCTTGCGCCTGTCGTGATTATTATTGCTTCGCTTTATCAACGCACCATCAGCGGCCAACAATTGAATACGGCTCACGCCCTTCCTTGGCCGTGGTTTGTGTTTGGCTTTATTGCGATGGTTGCATTTAACAGCCTATTTAATTTGCCAGACTTTATCGTTAGCGCCTTTCAAGTTAGCGCTCAGCTGCTACTGACCGTGGCTATGACGGCCCTTGGGTTGCAGACCAAATTCAGCGCGATTAAAGCAGCAGGTACTAAACCGTTATTACTTTCAGCCACCTTGTTTGGTCTTTTATTGGGCGGCGGTTTCTTAATACACCAAGTACTGTACTAG